DNA from Desulfovibrio sp. X2:
AGGAGAGGCCCATGACGCCCAAGACCAAATTCAAGCGCATCCTGCTGCCCGTCGACGGATCCTCGTACTCCATGGACGCCGCCATCCAGGCGGTGGAGCTGGCCCGCCTGTCAGGCGGCTCCATCGTGCTCCTGCACTGCCACCGCCCCGTGCCCACGGCGCTCGGCGAGCCCAATTTCCAGCAGGTCACCGAGCACTACGCCCGCGAGGCCGCGACCCTGCTCGCGCCCTTCCGCGAACTCCTCGACCGCTCCGGGCTCTCCTACGAC
Protein-coding regions in this window:
- a CDS encoding universal stress protein; this translates as MTPKTKFKRILLPVDGSSYSMDAAIQAVELARLSGGSIVLLHCHRPVPTALGEPNFQQVTEHYAREAATLLAPFRELLDRSGLSYDDKIVGGPTAEVICEVADLEKCDCIVMGTKGKTGLESLLVGSVTHKVMQLATLPVLVVR